The DNA sequence GACGAGCAGCGAGCAACGCACGGGTTATCCCGTCAATGGTATACCCTTTATCCCTAGTTATTTACGTTTAAAGTAGttagttggttggtttgtggattgtgtagttagtatttgtggagttcgctgtgtagttgtgaagtgaagtgtagttgtgaagtgttgggcttgattgtgtagtattgtggactgtTGTGAGGtatgggcgtgagatggatgccgtagttgtgatacagcgtgtagtgtgaagagagtacgcatGGAACGTACTTTGTGTATTGCAGTGACGCGTTGTGTGACGTGCGCTGTAatgatgtgtggcgtagaaggaagggagtacacgtggagtgtactctgtGTTGtatagcgatgcaccgtgtgatgtgcatcgtgatgatGAGTGTTGTAGCGAAGAGAGTATGCATGGCGCGTACTCCATGTCtcgtagcgatgcaccgtgagacGTGTATTGTAGCGATGTGtgttgtagtgtggatggaagagaattCGCGTGAGTGTACTCTGTACTAGGTCATGATACACCAGATGGcatgtcacgaagggttggatggcgtAGCAGCGAAGTGTGGAGCATATGGTGTAGTGTTGAGAAACTGTATAATAGTGTCCCGAAGCAATGGTGATGTGGCTAtagtccaaggtaacgggtATTGCCTTGAGGCTAACTTATGGCTGAAGGTTTGTGTGAAgcggtggaaaagtatcagagcgtgcagcggaagcatgatgggcatcgtTCTATTATTCAGGAATGTGCCCTaagctgcataatgtgacagaggaGCATTTCTGGATGCAGTCCTTTTGtcaagtggcgggaactgtgtgacagtgtcccgaagcagtgGTGATATGGCTTATAGTCCGGGGtgatgggtgtcaccttgtggttgactatggttaagagtatatggaactggtgaaaaggtatcagagagtgcagcaaAAGCACGATGGGCCCCATATTGTAACTCAAGAATCTGTcttgagctgcataatgtgacagaggcacatttgtggatgaAGTCCTCTTGTCAAatggcgggaactgtgtaacagtgtctcgAAGTAGAAgtgatgtggcctgtagtccaaggtaacaGGTATTGCCTTGAGACTAACTTGTGACTGAGAGTATAAGGAAGCGATGGAGAAGTATCAGAGCATGcagtggaagcatgatgggtatgGTGACGTGACTCGAGCTTAGTCTTGAGCTGCGTGACGTAACAGAGGTGCAattgtggatgcaatcctctcttattaagtgttgggatgaacttataaagagcCGGAAAGTAtgaagagtcctatcgaccgggtcttaacaagttggtattggagtttggagcttgtttatacaaacaggcgtttattggaattataagttgctcttaggtgataataAGGGGGATGAGATACATATAGAAATGGAAAAGAAGACGAAAGTTTTTTTgtgtaaaaaggaaaatgaaacgtaagttttcaagtataaataCGTAGCAGCCTTCCTTGGCagtccctttttatgcacccaaaatatgtacgtgtatgcatatgaatggatgctataagtggtacgtattgtatgtatgtttatgaaaggaaatgaaatgaagctttaaaagacattagaactgttaaggactgtaatgattgttaaagaaagaaaatcattttttcattttaaaaaaacttctcttaaagcaacttttatgaaaaataaagaaaactatgCTTTAAACGACACGAATAAAAGTAAATGATTGTAAAGAAATAAACggattgaatgtatgatgtatgaaaatacgtaagggccacatggactggactggaaatgatatcaaagaaatgggcagattgcaatgccgggtaagtagtactggtagtacaCCTAGTGCTGCACCTTGACTGAATGGATTCATAACCCGCggccacgggcggaatcaggttcaaaagaccgctaaccccagcgcacggggcgtaacagtgtgcaatggccaatgaaagtgatatgaatgaatgaatgcatgttaagaatagatgcatgtatgtatgtatgaaaggactgaatgcatgaatgtacgtaagtaagaaaagatggtttaatgaacgtatgtatgcatgaatgtacaaAGAACTATAAATGCATAAAAAGATTCTTTAAGAGATGAAAGCAGCAATGCGTGGGAagctgttttaaagaagaaatcatgttttaaataaaaaccccacctcgaaacCTTTTCAAATGAAGAGAAAGACATATGCATGCTATGTAAAATATGCATGTATGGAATGATGACTGCATGACTGGAAagctatattattatattttgactgtatgaagtaatgcttatgagtcatcgactcattttagtttttatgtgtggtCTCCCAGGCACAatatgagcatgacaggtcaggacaggcacagcccaaggggaggagcacgaaggcctaggcaagatgtttcatattaaaagctttaattatgaaatgtaaTGTTTTTCGCTGAAagctttaattaagaaaaatgaaattttatttatgacatagagtcttttgtatcttggtatgaatggaaaagaaatttaaaaggaatcgtaattcctgtcgatttttataaaaaatcgaTATGacaaaggacccaccacaaggacgggcgttacagaTAATAACTGAAAAAGTATCACCTAGACCAAGGAAAACATGTTTTAAACCCTTATATAGACCCACTCATTTCGTATTATATTGTTGTTAGGTGGTCTAGGACAAAGAGAGCAAGTTCCATTAACCATGAGAGCATCAAATTCCTATTGTATTGCAACTTGCCAACGAGAATCAGTGGCTGGAATATAGTTTGAAATCAGGGAATGTTCGAGGTTTGAGAGAACCCATTTGAGATCTGGTTACCATAGGATGAGTGGTGGTGAAGATACTTGGCACAGAACTTCGTCGCCATCATAAACACCAAAGAATGAAGTGGATGAATCAAGATCAGGATATGTAGCGTGTAATCAAAGTTCGGCCAACGACCACGGCCACGGCGAGAGAGAGACGGCAGCAAAATTTCATGgagggaggctagggtttcttgTCCCTAACCATTAAGAAGTAGTTTGGGTGGGCATGGCTGAGAGCCATCAACAATGCCCAAGAGATCACTGCTATAGCATAGGAAGGAATTGAGACAACCACATAAGATAGTTGGTACCCTCTAGTTTCACAAATATGACTTGAGTGAAGTTGGGGAAAGTGAGCGTGGAAGATAGAACAGAGGAAGGGTTGGGTGGAATAATGGTGGAAGTATTGGAGGTCATGAGAAAAGGAATCAAAAGGCATAAGCCAGGGGCTCTAGATACCATGAAAGAGTTTGTAAAACAAGAGGTGATCAATAATGATCAACCCGTAGGATATATCTTGTATTTATAATAGTAAAGTACACTTGAGTTTGGATTATACAGATAAAGATAAACATTAAAGATAAAGGATAAGTACAATAGAATATGATCTCATATAGACTCCAATTCAAATGTAGCTTTGGATGAGAATTTATCTTCAAAATAGCAACAGCAGAGTCCACAAAAGCAGGGTCCTCGTCTTCAAATAATCTCGGGATATACTCAGAATTAGGTTGGTTAACATTTTGAACCTATGAACACGATCTAATTCAAACCAATTGGGTATGTGGTCAGGATAAGCTGTTGTTCCATGAGTGACAGTGGCTCTTTGATATAACTAACACCAGATGGAGTTTGCCACAAAACGGTCTAGATCCACATCAATAATGTATGTTATATATCAATCAGCGCTGTCGCaaatatagtttttcttttttgaatagaTTTTCACAACCTCGGTATCTACTTTGTATTTTGATCTAGGGAGTAAAAGAGGAAGTGACTTTGCTTGATTGATGCTTTGACTCGACTAAGAGAATCAAACCATTTGCAAAGAAAAGATGGGACCAAAGGTACTGTGTCTACTCATTTTAATACTGTGATGTTTCCactagtttcttttttcttcaataaCTCGAAAAGAAGTTCTGCTCGTACCATGAATAGGAAGGGAGGGAGTGAATTGCCTGGTCAAAAACCTttgaaataattaagaaaaaggaaaaaaaaaaattgtaagtcATCGTTGAGAACTAACGAAGCTGGTGCGGAAATTTACCGAGAGATCACGTAGGTCCAAGTTTGACTGAAAACTAAGCTGTAAAAGGTTCCATTTAATGCGGTTAATTACCTTTTTCATGTCGATTTTGAGAGTCATCAGCATCCCATTCCCTCATGTTTTAGTTAAGTAGAATAATTCATGTGACAGGGCAAAGTTGTCTTAGACGAGCCTTCCTCTCATAAAGACATGAAAAGAGACTTTTCAGAAGGGACAAAGGTTTGTCTCAGTATATTACATTGCAAGTAATGATGGGTCAGAAGTGTGAGACTTCCGTCTGTCCCTTAGTTTTGAGAGCGAAGTGGTTGTGCTTGGGCTGCCTTGCCAAACTACCTCCGCGGGAAAAGTTGACGGAACAACACAACTTCGATAGTGATAGAAAATGCCCATCCAGATTTAAACCTGAGCAGAGAGGCATAACAGGCAAACAGGATAAAGTAATTTTGACAGAGACTCGGTCCATGTACACAGGTGACAGGCCCGTGTATTTAGCATTTTCGAAGTAAATAACCATGTCAGTCAGTCTTTGAAAGCATACAATggatatacattaaaaaaaaacttggtcATTAGAAAGTATGGAGGTCTTAAGCTGATATTCTAGTTCTGCCCCTGAGATTTCCGATTCCTCAAAAGCGCACAAATAAGGAGAAAACAAGcagtttcttttttgtttgttgagaagaggaggggggagggggagggggaggaaTTAGCTACCTATTTATCCTCAACATTGGTTGGCTACAATTAggaaatccaaaatcaattattttgCTTCAAGCCAAGTTGTAAACAGCAATGAAAGGCACCAACACACTCCCCATCCATAGTTTCCCATCCTTTTCCTCCACTTCACTTACTGCCTTGACAACCTTCCCCTGACTGTCCTCCAATATCTGCAAAAGCCTACCTTCTGGGCTGTACTTGACAACAACTGCATGGGGCCAGCCCCCAATGTGTAGCATGAACTGAATTTTCGCAGAAATTgggagcttgaaaataaatttccTAATCTTTGGGTACAATGCGCATAAATGAGTATATAAGGATCGTCGACAGTGGATTGCCACCCAAAAGTCACCATTTTCAGTAGTCCTGACATTGTCGGGGAATCCAGGTAGGATTGCTAGTACCTCTGTAGCCCCTGCCTTCTCGCCTTTCAACCAATACTTACGTAATCTGCATAATCAAGATTTTTTGAGACTTTATTAATAGCTAAAAGAAAACAGCATTTGTTTCTGATAACAATGACTTTAATTGAATAGACCTATTTCAAGCACAAACATGGACTCCACAGTCCTCTCATTGGCAATAATATCAATTGCAGATCATATGACAGCAAATTACTCTGGAATCACTCAGTTCTATCAATATATCATAAAGGTACTCTTGTCAAATTatgtatgtttatatataatataacattgcatatatacatacatacatatatgtatatatacaatgTGCTTCTCATGAATCTTTGGTCCCAATGTCAAGGAAAAAGAAGGGTACTTGGGAATACATTTTTGGAGAACGTCTCTCTTGCAACTTCCCTATCAAAACTTTCTCTAGGAGTTAAAGATGAAGTCACTTCAATGTATAGCAAAGTAGTCAGGCacattctttgttttctttttttatcctttttgttTTACCCAAGTTTACCAAAGTAGTCTCATGATCACCCAAAACTAGCAAATTGACTACTAGAAATTACTAGAAGTCCTTCACCTTCCATATGAAATACAAACCTAATATGCTTGTGACTACTAGCAAGCAAGACAAACAAGACAATGTGATAAATAAGAGTTGAGCAACAGGAGGGTCTTCAGTGGTTTGAGCAAACTTATGATTAAGAAAGTTAGGTCACCTGCCAATGGATCCTTCACAAAAGACAAAGAAGGAACCATCCTTGCTTAAGGACAACCCATTTGGAAATTGGAGATTCCTCACAAGGACAGTGGTTTCCTTGGTTATTGGATTGTATTTCAGAACTCTACCAGTACTCTCTGAAGAAAAAACCAACTGCATGAAGTTCCTGCATGCAATAACCATGTTAAAACTTATGCATAGCGGTTTTCTTCTGTTTGAACAAAAAAGGGAAAgtaaaagcaagaaaataaaagccTGGTGGTCAATAAGAAAAGCAGCAGAAAACACCAAGAAGTTCTCCATAAAATAATAAGTGGGAGAGATCTATCAGGGGCCACCCTAAGAACTGGAAAGACTCTTGAATGATAAAAACCAATGAGTTTACGGATCAAGACAATCTTGGgaattatagattttttttagtcCAGAAATTAAGTGTCTGAGGGTTCTGAAAGCAGTTGGgaattataagaaaaacaacttGTGGCAAAAGTTTCAGTGTGCACTGTGGAAAGAATTCGTGAAAATAcacaggaaaaaaaagaagaaaaaaaggcaTAAAAATACTGAGGATTCAGACATTCATGGATATTTAAATTATCTCGAAAAATCAGAGTAGTTAATGAAACAGAAAAAATCAGCAGCTTTTGTTTACAtttataagatatatttaaCAATTCAGGTTTGACAtataattgttcacaaatgatAGCATATTCTAggaataatttgaaaaatgtgtgaTATTAATAAGTAATAAATCATTCCATTCTAATGTTATAGATATATTAGAGTTTAATCTATTTATCAGAAATTCATACAATTTGGTAAATGTGAGTAAAGTTTAAGACATGGTCACTTTTGTCCATACACCTTATGCTAGCAAAATTTTACTGTTTGGGAGGAAAGAGAGCAGGTTATAAAGAGGGGCGTGGGGGGATGTTGAGGGAAGGAGTGACATGGAGGGCATGGAAAATTGTATTCCTAACTTGTGTCAGTATAAGCATAATTTTCCTACCAGATCCGATATGTaccttaaattttcaaacagtAACATACACCAAGGGGCCGCATACATAAAATTTATCTCATCCATTATTATAGgtcatattaaatattaaagggTGTTCTGTATTCTGTTGTCAACTGTATCAGAAATGAAGCACTTCAGCAGTGGTTCGGACATCATAACTATCTATATAAGGGATCTCTTCAGCATTTCCAATTGCATGTAACAAGTTTGCTTGCATCAAGCATCaactttgaaaaaagaaaaactatgtTACCAGCATAAAAGGAATAGTGTACCTCCTCTGGTACTTGGCGCTGCTATCTGTAAAATAAACATTCCCTTTATCATCAATGTCAAGATCGTTGGTAAACCTCAATGGCACCCCTTCTGCCTCAGATGTTAGTGATGTTGCCAAGCCACCTTCTGGTCCTACCTTCATTAACCCAAAGTATGCATCTGCAATGTATAAATCACCTGTTTTCTTGTCAAAACGAAGCCCCAAAGGCCTGCCACATATGTGCTCATTCTTCAAGTAACTCAAAGGTGATGGTTTTGGATTACATAGTTCTGACCTGGAAGCCACATGGTAGATGAAAAAAGCAAAACATATCAAAAGGTGTTATTGCCCagaaaaacaaccaaaaacgcaacctttttttataagtaagatatATGTTTTTTAGGGAAAAATGAAGTACACAGTGTTTATACAAGATATGAACCGTAACAGAAAAAAGGTAAAAGATTAAGCATGTTGTAGAAACTAAagatggaaaaagaaaactgtGAACAACCTTTCAGGAAAAAAGGGTGCTTAGAAAGAATGTCAAAAGGCCCATTGCTCACTTCTCACAACCTTCAAACTGCATTTGGCTACTTTCTCTCTAGAATCATTTTCCACAATAATGCACAATTATGACTACCAAACAAGCATTTCCAACATGTGAAGAAATCTACCAGTCATGAGCCATGACCCAATCTATCCCAAAAAGACAGAAGATAATCTTCCATAAATTCTCTAAGAATCTTGGCATAAGAGAATATTTCAATGGGGTAATCAGAACATTTTaaacttgttgggaggtggtgagagAGGATGTCATGCAGGTTTTCCACGAATTTTTCACTTTTggcaaatttgagaaaagcttaAATGCTACTTTTATTGCACTTGTCCCTAAAAAGGCTAGTGCAATAGAGGTACAAGATTTCAGGCCGATTAGTCTTGTGGGCAGCATGTACAAGATACTCTCAAAAGTTCTTGCTAATAGGATGAGCACAGTCATGGATAAGATTATCTCTAAATCTCAAAATGCCCTTGTGAGAGGGAGACAAATTTTGGACTTGGTCCTTATAGCTAACGAATGCTTGGACAACAGGATCAAGTTGAGAGTACTAGGTATTTTATGCAAACTAGACATGTAAAAAgcctatgatcatgttaattgggattttctgatatatatatatatatatgttgagtagatgtggttttgggaaaggatgGAGGAAGTGGATGAGGCATTGCGTGTCAATGGCTAGCTTCTCAGAGACTACGAcaaggtgatccattatcaccccTCTTATTTGTCCTAGTAATGGAGGTTCTAAGTAGAATGGTGTCAATTGCAGTAGAGGGTGGATTTTTTTCAGGATTTTCAGTGGGAAATACCTACGGCTCCACCATTATTTCTCACattttgtttgcagatgacacatTGCTATTTTGTGAGGCAAATGCAGGACATATCCAATCTTTGAAGGCTATCTTACTTTGTTTCGAAGCGGTATCCAGGTTGAAGATTAATCTTGCTAAGACAGAGATGGTCGAGGTTGGTGATGTAAGCAATATCAGGGAGTTGGTAACATTTTGGGTTTTGTGGTTTCTTTGTTGCCGTTGAAGTACCTTGGTCTTCCGCCGGGGGCTTCTTTCAAAGCTAAGACTATTTGGGAGGAGGTGTTGGAGAAATTAGAGCGTAGGTTGGCCGGGTGGAGAATGTTGTATTTATCTTAAGCGG is a window from the Carya illinoinensis cultivar Pawnee chromosome 14, C.illinoinensisPawnee_v1, whole genome shotgun sequence genome containing:
- the LOC122294902 gene encoding protein STRICTOSIDINE SYNTHASE-LIKE 3-like; this translates as MSPTGTFAGLAFLILAFYCGIDPLKHSAISEFPDFEAYAVEMPAWSQVPTDRDTQNLLQKSEIKFLNQIQGPESIVFDPLGRGPYTGVADGRVLFWNGQSWTDFAYTSPNRSELCNPKPSPLSYLKNEHICGRPLGLRFDKKTGDLYIADAYFGLMKVGPEGGLATSLTSEAEGVPLRFTNDLDIDDKGNVYFTDSSAKYQRRNFMQLVFSSESTGRVLKYNPITKETTVLVRNLQFPNGLSLSKDGSFFVFCEGSIGRLRKYWLKGEKAGATEVLAILPGFPDNVRTTENGDFWVAIHCRRSLYTHLCALYPKIRKFIFKLPISAKIQFMLHIGGWPHAVVVKYSPEGRLLQILEDSQGKVVKAVSEVEEKDGKLWMGSVLVPFIAVYNLA